One genomic window of Solanum stenotomum isolate F172 chromosome 9, ASM1918654v1, whole genome shotgun sequence includes the following:
- the LOC125877731 gene encoding putative pentatricopeptide repeat-containing protein At3g08820 has product MQSLLYRTESIKSNSIAHYCLSFTHSFSSTSHLHSSSLSNLLKGRISRNHLQQIHARVFRIGAHQDNLIATRLIGQYPSNISLRILHHLKRPNLFPFNAIIRIFSEEGIFTDAFLVFNKLRDQSLLPNELTFSFLLKACSRSGNSYYVQQVHTLVLKLGFGEDPSLCNGLLSVYARGLKELHSARKVFDEMPDKGVVCWTSLISGYAKFGLSEEALGLFLCMVKKSLIPENDTMINVLSACSKLDMLNIEKWIGNFWYSIQQYDLGCSGCDSVNTVLVYLYGKWGKVDKSREIFEQISGDGKRSLLPWNAMIGAYIQNGCALDGLCLFRLMMEFNCCCPNHVTMVSVLSACTQVGDLYLGMWVHEYMKGSRQKSFLLSNANLATALIDMYSKCGSLERAGDVFDQLVVKDVVSFNAMIMGLAVNGKGKEALKLFSQMLDLNLRPNAGTFLGLLCACSHTGLAAEGRQIFKEMSQCFRIAPRLEHYASYIDLLARVGYVEEALQVATSMPFKPNNFVWGALLGGCVLHNRLELARVISSILVEVDPNNSAGYVMLSNTYAIDHHWGAISRLRLSMKEKGVVKQPGCSWINVDGVVHEFLAGSSSHPQNERLHSELQVLLKEMKLASI; this is encoded by the coding sequence ATGCAGAGTCTCCTCTATCGTACTGAATCCATCAAATCCAACTCCATAGCTCATTATTGCCTCAGTTTCACCCACTCATTCTCTTCAACTTCTCATCTCCATTCTTCATCTCTCTCCAACCTCTTAAAAGGTCGCATTTCCCGTAATCACCTTCAACAAATCCATGCTCGGGTTTTCCGTATTGGTGCTCACCAAGACAACCTCATAGCTACTCGCCTTATTGGTCAGTATCCATCAAATATTTCCCTTCGTATACTTCATCACTTAAAAAGACCCAACCTTTTCCCCTTTAACGCTATTATAAGAATATTTAGTGAGGAAGGAATTTTTACTGATGCTTTCTTGGTATTTAACAAGTTGAGGGATCAGTCCCTTTTGCCTAATGAATtgaccttttcttttcttcttaaaGCTTGTTCTCGTTCTGGGAATTCATATTATGTTCAACAGGTTCATACCCTTGTTTTGAAATTGGGATTTGGTGAGGACCCATCTCTCTGTAATGGGTTGTTAAGTGTTTATGCTAGGGGTTTGAAAGAGTTACATTCTGCGCGTAaagtgtttgatgaaatgcctGACAAGGGTGTTGTTTGTTGGACTTCTTTGATTTCTGGATATGCTAAGTTTGGTTTGTCTGAAGAAGCTTTGGGTTTGTTTTTATGTATGGTAAAGAAGAGCTTGATCCCTGAAAATGATACTATGATTAATGTTTTATCTGCATGTTCAAAACTTGATATGTTAAATATTGAGAAATGGATTGGGAATTTTTGGTATTCAATTCAGCAGTATGATTTGGGATGTTCTGGATGTGACTCAGTTAATACTGTTCTTGTTTACTTATATGGGAAGTGGGGAAAGGTTGataagagtagggaaatatttgAACAGATTTCTGGTGATGGGAAGAGAAGTTTGCTTCCTTGGAATGCTATGATAGGCGCGTACATACAGAACGGCTGTGCTCTGGATGGTTTATGTCTTTTCCGGTTAATGATGGAGTTTAATTGTTGTTGCCCCAATCATGTGACAATGGTTAGCGTGCTCTCAGCTTGTACTCAAGTTGGTGATTTGTACCTTGGTATGTGGGTTCATGAGTACATGAAAGGTAGTAGGCAAAAAAGCTTTTTACTTTCAAATGCAAATCTTGCCACTGCTTTGATAGATATGTACTCTAAATGCGGGAGTTTAGAGAGAGCAGGGGATGTTTTTGACCAATTGGTTGTAAAAGATGTTGTTTCATTCAATGCGATGATCATGGGTCTCGCAGTAAATGGCAAAGGTAAGGAGGCGttaaaacttttctcacaaatGCTAGACCTCAATTTGCGTCCAAATGCTGGGACGTTCCTTGGTTTGCTATGTGCCTGCAGTCACACTGGGCTGGCAGCAGAAGGCCGTCaaatatttaaggaaatgaGCCAATGTTTTAGAATTGCTCCTAGATTGGAACATTATGCTAGCTATATTGACCTCCTTGCTCGAGTAGGTTATGTTGAGGAAGCACTTCAAGTTGCTACCTCAATGCCTTTTAAACCCAATAATTTTGTATGGGGAGCTTTACTTGGTGGCTGTGTGCTGCATAACAGATTGGAATTGGCCCGAGTTATTTCCTCCATTCTTGTTGAGGTGGACCCTAACAATTCTGCTGGCTATGTGATGTTGTCCAATACATATGCCATTGATCATCACTGGGGTGCTATTTCACGGCTGAGGTTGTCTATGAAGGAAAAAGGAGTAGTAAAGCAGCCAGGATGTAGCTGGATCAACGTTGATGGAGTAGTGCATGAATTTCTGGCTGGGTCCTCGTCGCATCCTCAGAATGAACGCCTGCATAGTGAATTGCAGGTCTTACTGAAGGAGATGAAGCTAGCAAGTATTTAG
- the LOC125876450 gene encoding uncharacterized protein LOC125876450, with product MARTNKYTSLNFNDIYEKKTTPNSATSGKSNSSSSSSFDSRNKTIISNSRIHGHMLVLSRPTPKPISIPQTQPIPIQQQPKLQSPSPPDQIRAGAESDSISLRPQGRTGAGPTTTPTLSSSPVNPPSPLQSPLPKSNRFVPPHLRPGFVGREEKPVPDVAKGGQGVRGRPEVGAGHHHHQGYLGSSPNRYGENGRPKSGGGYERMRRGFSEADSVNFVYRPSSSGARPNSSG from the coding sequence ATGGCAAGAACCAATAAATATACCTCCCTTAACTTTAACGACATCTACGAGAAGAAAACTACTCCTAACTCCGCCACCTCTGGTAAATCAAACTCTTCTTCATCGTCGTCGTTCGATAGTCGTAACAAGACTATTATCTCCAACTCTCGTATCCATGGACATATGCTTGTTCTGAGTCGGCCTACTCCAAAGCCAATATCTATTCCACAAACCCAGCCTATTCCGATCCAGCAACAACCTAAGTTACAGAGCCCGAGCCCACCGGATCAAATCCGAGCTGGAGCTGAATCGGACTCTATTTCGCTTCGTCCACAAGGCCGTACTGGGGCCGGACCCACCACCACCCCCACACTTTCATCATCTCCTGTGAATCCGCCTTCACCTTTGCAATCGCCTTTGCCTAAGTCGAACCGGTTCGTGCCTCCACATCTTAGACCGGGATTTGTAGGCAGGGAGGAGAAACCGGTGCCGGATGTAGCGAAGGGTGGTCAGGGAGTGAGAGGTAGACCGGAGGTTGGGGCTgggcatcatcatcatcaaggATATCTTGGGTCGTCACCTAATAGGTACGGAGAGAACGGTAGGCCGAAATCGGGAGGTGGGTATGAACGAATGAGGAGGGGATTTAGCGAGGCTGATTCTGTGAACTTTGTGTACCGGCCTAGTTCTAGCGGGGCTCGGCCCAACTCTAGTGGATGA